The proteins below are encoded in one region of Methanofollis aquaemaris:
- a CDS encoding sugar phosphate isomerase/epimerase family protein, translating into MMGFPGCSTYCLMDRPLDEALALLAAETNLVEVLSDSLHTLFVHQEVCDSFDLAYTVHAPTTDINLAAANESMRHASVEVIADLARICDEVGACRLVVHPGFCMEPFLWQASEQALFRSLHDLAALQDEVSVVLAVENMGSWTCCHFRDPALLPVLDDLGLGFVLDVGHAALTGTLETFLTEGRPVHLHLHDNDGVNDLHAACGSGSIDFSAVMAAVPSSATAVVEVLDPRAVRPSLDYLQGKKKRA; encoded by the coding sequence ATGATGGGGTTCCCGGGCTGCTCCACCTACTGCCTCATGGACCGCCCCCTCGACGAGGCCCTCGCGCTCCTCGCCGCCGAAACCAATCTTGTGGAGGTGCTCTCCGATTCCCTCCACACTCTTTTCGTTCATCAGGAGGTCTGCGACTCCTTCGACCTCGCTTACACCGTCCACGCCCCGACCACCGACATCAACCTCGCCGCAGCGAACGAAAGCATGCGGCACGCCTCGGTCGAGGTGATCGCCGATCTTGCCCGGATCTGTGACGAGGTCGGGGCCTGCCGTCTTGTTGTCCATCCTGGATTCTGCATGGAACCCTTCCTCTGGCAGGCCTCGGAGCAGGCCCTCTTCCGATCCCTCCACGACCTCGCCGCCCTCCAGGACGAGGTCTCGGTTGTCCTTGCGGTCGAGAACATGGGCTCATGGACCTGCTGTCACTTCAGAGACCCCGCTCTCCTCCCGGTCCTCGACGACCTGGGCCTTGGGTTTGTCCTCGATGTCGGGCACGCCGCGCTCACCGGTACCCTTGAGACCTTCCTTACTGAGGGGCGGCCGGTCCATCTTCATCTTCATGACAACGACGGGGTCAATGACCTCCATGCCGCCTGCGGCAGCGGGTCCATTGACTTTTCAGCCGTCATGGCAGCCGTCCCCTCGTCGGCGACAGCCGTCGTCGAGGTGCTGGACCCCCGTGCCGTGCGGCCGAGTCTTGATTATTTGCAGGGGAAGAAGAAGAGGGCGTGA
- a CDS encoding heme ABC transporter ATP-binding protein, with product MTAEMIRAEDLDVRYGDVQVLDAVSLAVNEGTFIGILGPNGCGKTTLIRAVSSVINPAAGAVYVDGRDVGEYSPRELATRLGAVPQETAVSFGFTVEEIVQMGRHPYLGRLSSMKEADYAICREAMDLTSTAHLADRLITEISGGERQRVLIARALAQQPKALLLDEPTSHLDINHQIEILSIIRSLTPGVTVIAVFHDLNLAAYFCDRLILMEKAKIVAVGTPAEVLTDAHIRQVFDVPMMVRIHPLTGRPYLVPRYEPAPAVSTGTPLRVHVVCGGGTGAETMYALSSQGYQVTAGVLSANDSDCTTAEGLGIPVVRESPFAPVSERSLAEYVALLERADAVVITEMPVGPGNIANLRALEQSPGLRIFVLARDGTPLSSRDYTGGDATALFSSLCRGGAVTVRDIPSLVAHLAALRNGTV from the coding sequence ATGACAGCAGAGATGATCAGGGCAGAGGATCTCGACGTCAGGTATGGCGACGTCCAGGTCCTGGACGCGGTCTCACTTGCCGTGAACGAGGGCACGTTCATCGGGATCCTGGGGCCGAACGGGTGCGGGAAGACCACCCTCATCCGCGCGGTATCGAGCGTCATCAACCCGGCGGCCGGAGCGGTCTATGTCGACGGCAGAGATGTCGGGGAATATTCTCCCCGCGAACTGGCCACCAGACTTGGCGCCGTCCCCCAGGAGACTGCAGTCTCCTTCGGGTTCACGGTCGAGGAGATCGTGCAGATGGGTCGCCACCCCTACCTCGGGCGTCTCTCCTCGATGAAAGAGGCGGATTATGCGATCTGCCGGGAGGCGATGGACCTGACCAGCACCGCCCATCTCGCCGACCGACTCATCACCGAGATCAGCGGGGGCGAACGGCAGCGGGTGCTCATCGCCCGCGCCCTCGCCCAGCAGCCGAAGGCTCTCCTCCTCGACGAACCGACCTCCCACCTGGACATCAACCACCAGATTGAGATCCTGTCGATCATCCGCAGCCTCACTCCGGGGGTGACCGTGATCGCGGTCTTCCATGATCTCAACCTCGCCGCCTACTTCTGCGACCGGCTGATCCTCATGGAGAAGGCAAAGATCGTCGCCGTCGGCACGCCGGCGGAGGTGCTCACCGATGCACACATCAGGCAGGTCTTTGACGTTCCGATGATGGTCAGGATCCACCCGCTCACCGGCAGACCGTACCTGGTCCCGCGCTATGAACCGGCCCCGGCAGTCTCCACCGGAACGCCGTTGCGCGTCCATGTCGTCTGCGGCGGCGGGACGGGGGCCGAGACGATGTACGCCCTTTCTTCACAGGGATACCAGGTCACCGCCGGCGTCCTCTCGGCCAATGATTCGGACTGCACCACTGCCGAAGGGCTCGGGATCCCGGTTGTCAGGGAGTCCCCCTTTGCCCCGGTCTCCGAGCGCTCGCTTGCAGAATATGTCGCGCTTCTTGAGAGAGCCGACGCCGTGGTCATCACCGAGATGCCGGTCGGCCCCGGCAACATCGCAAACCTCAGGGCACTGGAGCAATCTCCTGGCCTCAGAATATTTGTGCTGGCACGGGACGGCACCCCGCTTTCGAGCCGCGACTACACCGGCGGCGATGCGACCGCGCTCTTCTCGTCCCTCTGTAGGGGGGGTGCCGTCACTGTCAGGGACATTCCGTCCCTCGTCGCGCACCTCGCCGCCCTCAGGAACGGGACAGTATGA
- a CDS encoding FecCD family ABC transporter permease, which yields MQKKTWIVLVALFLFLGASVILTTAIGTSGLSLLDLGPAGIMQILFDVRLPRVLAALLVGAGLAAAGTAMQGLFKNSMADPYIIGTSSGGALGAALSIVFLMGWGLPIFAFIGATASTVVVYLISRRDGRVAVETLLLSGIAVSLFLSSLLSFVMYISGKSLHQIMFWLMGGLWNVWWDDVRVALLILVGCFMLFFFARDLNVISLGEEDALHLGVDVEKLKLALLLLSSFITGIAVSVAGAIGFIGLITPHVMRIVVGPDHRILLPSAMMAGAVILMWADTLARTMPNEIPVGIVTAFFGAPFFIYLLRSRTRT from the coding sequence ATGCAGAAGAAGACCTGGATCGTGCTGGTCGCCCTCTTTCTCTTCCTGGGTGCAAGCGTCATCCTCACCACCGCAATAGGGACCAGCGGTCTCTCTCTCCTCGACCTCGGCCCCGCGGGGATCATGCAGATCCTCTTTGATGTCCGTCTCCCCCGGGTGCTCGCCGCCCTCCTCGTCGGCGCGGGACTGGCGGCCGCCGGAACCGCGATGCAGGGACTTTTCAAGAACTCGATGGCAGACCCCTACATCATCGGCACGTCGTCCGGCGGCGCCCTCGGTGCGGCCCTTTCTATTGTTTTTCTTATGGGATGGGGCCTGCCGATCTTCGCCTTTATCGGCGCCACCGCCTCGACCGTCGTCGTCTACCTTATTTCCCGACGTGACGGTCGGGTGGCCGTCGAGACCCTCCTTCTCTCGGGGATCGCGGTCTCACTCTTCCTCTCCTCTCTCCTCTCCTTTGTGATGTACATCTCAGGCAAAAGCCTTCACCAGATCATGTTCTGGCTGATGGGCGGCCTCTGGAATGTCTGGTGGGACGATGTCAGGGTCGCCCTTCTCATCCTTGTCGGTTGTTTCATGCTCTTCTTCTTTGCCAGAGACCTCAACGTCATCTCCCTCGGCGAGGAGGACGCCCTGCACCTGGGGGTGGACGTCGAAAAACTCAAACTCGCTCTTCTCCTTCTCTCCTCTTTCATCACCGGGATCGCCGTCTCGGTCGCCGGGGCCATCGGGTTCATCGGGCTCATCACCCCGCATGTGATGCGTATCGTTGTCGGTCCCGACCACCGGATCCTCCTCCCCTCGGCCATGATGGCCGGGGCGGTCATCTTGATGTGGGCCGACACCCTCGCCCGCACCATGCCCAACGAAATCCCGGTCGGGATCGTCACGGCGTTCTTCGGCGCACCATTCTTCATCTACCTCTTACGGAGCAGGACACGGACATGA
- a CDS encoding outer membrane protein assembly factor BamB family protein: MICILLILLIAPATADYLMFGADEARTGAISSGGPLTNATLWVAETAEYAEGSPAVHDGKVFVPTWPDMNFTDNEPMGLVCYDAGTGAELWTNELGGAAVGAVSGAAVADGHVYLGGTDGKLYCVDEETGATLWSSDTIDETGYFGLSSSPLIFNGKVYTLSASDSVLHEFSPDGDETWSFAIGGGAAYFVSPAAAGSKIYCSNMTALSCIDPATQKEVWNTTLQDVILSTPTVNENTLFCAAAIKTHAFDRETGDELWNVSIAGTSSSPALNGDSLYVGANDGLHCLDTITGAERWTFPSAKITVSPVVADETVYFATNEEAGSVYAVNATSGVEVWSYTLEAPGDGNFAAFYASSPAISDGVLYIGAEDNHFYAFGEGVPGPETIFDGTVSLTDTTFTFVPSNNVTGSYQVNRTTDLGALDAAADLGGFTFNASDAWYGSYGSFSLESINGIANEDWTQPAARSWSIFINNQSATRGLGGNTLKDGDLLAFFYCPVNQTTYAPLIEEADAVVRCRVSMTDATLSALKLTGGSRGGSVRADVTVSAVNGGGYVVVVSGTDGNGETLAGAGTVHLAAGQSAGIPVIVTIPLQARTGAYTLHAGIYHIEDYPQHCLFTSEGIECTVT; this comes from the coding sequence ATGATATGCATCCTTCTGATCCTTCTTATCGCGCCTGCCACGGCCGACTACCTGATGTTTGGCGCGGACGAGGCGCGGACCGGGGCCATATCCTCCGGTGGCCCCCTGACCAATGCCACCCTCTGGGTGGCGGAGACCGCCGAGTACGCCGAGGGTTCTCCGGCGGTCCATGACGGCAAGGTCTTTGTCCCGACCTGGCCTGACATGAACTTCACCGACAACGAACCAATGGGACTGGTCTGCTATGACGCCGGCACCGGTGCAGAACTCTGGACCAACGAACTTGGTGGTGCTGCCGTCGGGGCAGTCTCGGGGGCGGCCGTCGCGGACGGGCATGTCTATCTCGGGGGGACTGACGGGAAACTCTATTGTGTCGACGAAGAGACCGGGGCCACACTCTGGTCGAGCGACACGATCGACGAGACCGGATACTTCGGTCTTTCCTCGTCTCCGCTGATCTTCAATGGCAAGGTCTACACCCTCTCGGCCTCAGACAGCGTGCTCCATGAGTTCAGCCCGGACGGCGACGAGACCTGGTCGTTTGCGATCGGCGGCGGAGCGGCATATTTTGTTTCACCTGCAGCGGCCGGCAGCAAGATCTACTGCTCGAACATGACCGCACTCTCCTGTATCGACCCTGCAACACAGAAAGAGGTCTGGAACACCACGCTTCAGGATGTCATTCTCTCGACACCGACCGTGAACGAGAACACCCTCTTCTGTGCCGCCGCCATCAAGACCCATGCCTTCGACCGCGAGACCGGAGACGAACTCTGGAATGTATCCATCGCCGGCACCTCGTCTTCCCCTGCACTCAACGGCGACAGTCTCTATGTCGGCGCAAATGACGGCCTCCATTGCCTGGACACCATCACCGGTGCGGAGCGCTGGACCTTCCCCTCTGCGAAGATCACGGTCTCCCCGGTGGTAGCAGACGAGACCGTCTATTTCGCGACAAATGAAGAGGCAGGATCTGTGTATGCGGTGAACGCCACCAGTGGTGTTGAGGTCTGGTCTTACACCCTTGAAGCACCAGGCGACGGCAATTTTGCCGCGTTCTATGCCTCTTCACCTGCAATCTCCGACGGCGTCCTGTACATCGGGGCAGAGGACAACCACTTCTATGCCTTCGGCGAAGGGGTACCCGGACCGGAGACCATCTTCGACGGCACCGTCAGCCTCACAGACACCACCTTCACCTTCGTGCCGTCGAACAATGTCACCGGATCCTACCAGGTCAACCGCACCACCGACCTCGGCGCGCTCGACGCCGCCGCCGACCTCGGGGGATTCACGTTCAACGCAAGCGATGCATGGTACGGTTCATACGGTTCCTTCAGCCTCGAATCAATCAACGGCATCGCCAACGAGGACTGGACACAACCAGCCGCACGCTCCTGGTCCATCTTCATCAACAACCAATCGGCAACCAGAGGCCTGGGCGGGAACACCCTCAAAGACGGTGACCTCCTCGCGTTCTTCTACTGCCCGGTCAACCAGACGACCTATGCCCCGCTCATCGAGGAGGCCGACGCTGTTGTCAGGTGCAGGGTGAGCATGACGGACGCCACGCTCTCGGCACTGAAACTCACCGGCGGCAGTCGTGGCGGGAGTGTCCGTGCCGATGTCACGGTCTCCGCCGTGAACGGAGGCGGCTATGTCGTCGTGGTGAGCGGAACGGACGGGAACGGTGAGACTCTCGCAGGGGCCGGCACCGTCCACCTCGCCGCCGGCCAGAGTGCCGGGATCCCGGTCATCGTCACCATACCTCTCCAGGCCAGGACCGGCGCCTACACCCTCCATGCAGGCATCTATCACATCGAAGACTATCCACAGCACTGTCTCTTCACGAGCGAGGGTATCGAATGCACGGTAACATGA
- a CDS encoding DUF4430 domain-containing protein: protein MHGNMTWAFPLLLLMLAAPVAALSMDVAGSSPGSAVTVALDSEADVIFQVNGGTPYYAHGTTVKFVPHITGTLSVTAMAEGQTIQKTVRITSGSSGDGGSDDDDSGLWKKVVLGPETFNVTAESGETYEVKRRTALGALDASDATYVLNDEWYDQYGTLYLKSINGRAGEGLAGWVYQVNEKSPSVGANTYSVKKDDRVVFYYSESMSAQPEDSVEAIYLKVAFGTSTSNGDDGEESKMMRGSLKPADSSEINLGLPEGVTMTFGAGGARISVLQGAGGGDEEVIVRGDRVIIMRPGLLLTVLTGDLKMEDNSSTGQVRSVTAELMPNTEGLGGLSGAGGRIILTLAGIPGDGSITTGFSDRPSSEMTESLEGLAATEGRSLLGVAYVMEINKTNLKNGEDILGTVIRMEVDPAWVKEHGGTGAIRIVHIADDGTIEFLETRKILETEDSVTFEAESKNGLSSFVLGAIGGGKRAATPVMTAPATGSEAGTTPAPTAPQQTPLWAWATIPALFIGGAAYLMNRKEE, encoded by the coding sequence ATGCACGGTAACATGACGTGGGCCTTTCCCCTTCTCCTCCTCATGCTTGCAGCACCGGTGGCGGCACTCAGCATGGACGTCGCCGGATCGTCCCCCGGTTCGGCCGTCACGGTCGCCCTTGACAGCGAGGCCGACGTAATCTTTCAGGTGAACGGGGGAACCCCATACTACGCGCACGGGACGACGGTGAAGTTCGTCCCGCACATCACCGGCACGCTCTCCGTCACCGCCATGGCAGAGGGGCAGACCATCCAGAAAACAGTCCGGATCACCTCGGGAAGTAGTGGAGACGGGGGGAGCGACGATGACGACTCAGGTCTCTGGAAGAAAGTTGTCCTCGGCCCTGAAACCTTCAATGTGACCGCAGAGAGCGGTGAGACGTACGAAGTGAAGCGACGCACCGCCCTCGGTGCCCTTGACGCCTCGGACGCCACGTACGTCCTCAACGACGAGTGGTACGATCAGTATGGCACGCTGTACCTCAAGTCCATCAACGGCCGCGCGGGTGAGGGTCTGGCCGGGTGGGTCTACCAGGTGAACGAAAAGTCGCCGTCGGTCGGCGCCAATACCTATAGTGTGAAGAAAGACGACAGGGTCGTCTTCTACTACAGCGAGAGCATGTCGGCACAGCCCGAGGACTCGGTCGAAGCGATCTATCTGAAGGTCGCCTTCGGCACCAGCACCTCAAACGGGGACGATGGAGAGGAGTCGAAGATGATGCGAGGGAGTCTGAAACCGGCCGATAGTTCTGAGATCAATCTCGGTCTCCCCGAGGGCGTGACCATGACCTTTGGTGCAGGTGGAGCGCGGATCTCGGTCCTCCAGGGGGCTGGCGGCGGCGACGAGGAGGTGATCGTCAGGGGTGACCGAGTCATCATCATGCGTCCCGGCCTCCTGCTGACCGTCCTGACCGGTGATCTGAAAATGGAGGACAACTCCTCGACCGGACAGGTAAGGAGCGTCACCGCCGAACTGATGCCCAACACTGAAGGCCTTGGCGGCCTGAGTGGTGCGGGAGGAAGGATCATCCTCACTCTTGCCGGAATACCCGGCGACGGATCCATCACCACCGGGTTCAGCGACCGACCGTCCTCAGAGATGACAGAATCCCTCGAAGGCCTTGCCGCCACAGAGGGCCGGTCCCTCCTGGGCGTCGCCTATGTGATGGAGATCAACAAAACCAACCTCAAGAACGGCGAAGACATTCTTGGCACCGTGATCAGGATGGAGGTCGACCCGGCCTGGGTGAAGGAGCACGGCGGCACCGGCGCGATCCGGATCGTTCACATCGCCGACGACGGAACGATCGAGTTCCTTGAGACCAGAAAGATTCTGGAGACTGAAGACTCCGTCACCTTCGAGGCGGAGTCAAAGAACGGTCTCTCGTCATTTGTCCTCGGCGCCATCGGAGGGGGAAAGAGAGCCGCGACGCCTGTGATGACAGCACCCGCAACAGGGAGTGAGGCGGGCACCACACCGGCACCGACCGCTCCGCAGCAGACACCCCTCTGGGCCTGGGCCACCATTCCGGCGCTCTTTATTGGGGGCGCCGCATATCTCATGAACAGGAAGGAGGAATAG
- a CDS encoding helical backbone metal receptor translates to MSGAAYPLDAEDDTIQHSLEYLKTCQQPDGGFAEPGRETNPGTSWFTMMAIVAAGQDPHTWTVNGTSAVDYWAHPGEDLKTEGTAELGRMVTLITAVGGDPHDFGGEDYLADLKARMKPTGQFGDFVYTSYWGIFGLAAAGEDTAKPLAWLKEQQNEDGGFGWMPGAESDCDDTAASLMAMIAAGEPRDSPPVKKALGYLKNAQMDDGGFNYGGSSSSNAASAAWAVQAIAAAGQNPSTWVKDNKNVVTYLTYLQQSDGSFKWTAQVTDNPCRMTAAAIQALLGRPYPILPGQSAPALSGQTAEAENTPAAATPVVAATSAPATGGPWEPVTVTDDFGEKVTITKEPLRIVSLSPANTEILFALDLGDRVVGVTDFCNYPEEATEKPKVGGFSTVNIERVVAAKPDLIFAALGNTEEVVDHLRKLGLTVVSLNPDSVQGTLKDIKLVGKATGKEAEAETLVTSMQTRIDAVETKVAGATERPTVMHAVWYDPIWVSGNGTFQDELIEIAGGENAFPDVEGWQIITLEKVLTNDPEVILVNSGTGMGGAENDLIYRYFAEEPRFQKLQAVKEDRLSIVPSDIIDRGGPRIVDAIEAVAADIHPELFGTEEETSAPSGAQSPGFGLLPAIAGLLGACLLLRRAR, encoded by the coding sequence ATGAGCGGTGCGGCCTACCCGCTCGATGCGGAGGACGACACCATACAACACAGTCTAGAATATCTCAAGACCTGTCAGCAGCCTGACGGAGGTTTTGCCGAACCAGGACGAGAGACCAACCCCGGCACCTCGTGGTTTACGATGATGGCGATCGTCGCCGCAGGTCAGGATCCCCACACCTGGACCGTGAACGGCACCTCAGCGGTCGACTACTGGGCACACCCCGGTGAGGACCTCAAGACCGAGGGGACCGCCGAACTCGGCCGGATGGTAACCCTCATCACCGCCGTCGGCGGTGACCCGCACGACTTCGGTGGAGAAGATTATCTTGCCGACCTGAAGGCGCGGATGAAACCTACGGGCCAGTTCGGCGACTTTGTCTACACCTCGTACTGGGGGATCTTCGGGCTCGCCGCCGCGGGCGAGGATACCGCAAAGCCCCTCGCCTGGCTGAAAGAACAGCAGAACGAAGACGGCGGGTTTGGCTGGATGCCGGGCGCCGAGAGCGACTGCGACGATACCGCCGCCTCCCTTATGGCGATGATCGCCGCCGGAGAACCGAGAGACTCTCCACCGGTGAAGAAGGCACTTGGGTATCTGAAGAACGCCCAGATGGACGACGGTGGGTTCAACTATGGTGGCTCTTCCTCCTCGAACGCGGCGTCGGCCGCATGGGCGGTGCAGGCGATCGCCGCAGCAGGTCAGAACCCCTCGACCTGGGTGAAGGACAATAAAAATGTCGTCACATACCTCACCTACCTCCAGCAATCCGACGGTTCTTTCAAGTGGACGGCCCAGGTCACCGACAACCCCTGCCGGATGACGGCCGCCGCAATCCAGGCACTCCTCGGTCGGCCGTACCCCATCCTGCCCGGTCAGTCCGCTCCCGCACTCTCGGGACAGACCGCAGAGGCGGAGAATACTCCTGCCGCCGCGACTCCGGTCGTCGCCGCCACGAGCGCACCGGCCACCGGCGGCCCCTGGGAACCGGTCACCGTCACCGACGACTTCGGTGAAAAAGTCACCATCACGAAGGAACCCCTGCGGATCGTCTCCCTTTCCCCGGCCAACACCGAGATCCTCTTTGCCCTCGACCTGGGCGACCGGGTGGTCGGGGTGACCGACTTCTGCAACTATCCTGAGGAGGCCACCGAGAAGCCGAAGGTCGGCGGGTTCTCCACGGTGAACATCGAGCGAGTCGTAGCGGCAAAGCCCGACCTGATCTTTGCAGCCCTGGGCAACACCGAAGAGGTGGTCGACCACCTCAGGAAACTCGGCCTGACCGTCGTCAGCCTCAACCCCGACTCGGTGCAGGGGACGCTCAAGGATATCAAACTCGTCGGCAAGGCCACCGGGAAGGAGGCAGAAGCCGAGACGCTCGTCACCTCAATGCAGACGCGGATCGATGCCGTTGAAACAAAGGTGGCAGGCGCAACCGAACGTCCGACCGTGATGCATGCTGTCTGGTACGACCCCATCTGGGTGAGCGGCAACGGCACCTTTCAGGACGAACTGATCGAGATCGCCGGCGGAGAGAATGCCTTCCCCGATGTTGAGGGATGGCAGATCATCACCCTCGAAAAGGTACTCACCAATGATCCGGAGGTGATCCTGGTCAATTCAGGCACCGGGATGGGCGGCGCGGAGAACGACCTTATCTATCGGTACTTCGCCGAGGAGCCGCGGTTCCAGAAACTTCAAGCAGTGAAAGAAGACCGCCTCTCCATTGTGCCCTCCGACATCATCGACCGCGGCGGCCCCAGGATCGTGGATGCCATCGAAGCGGTGGCGGCGGACATTCATCCGGAACTCTTCGGGACAGAGGAGGAGACATCGGCCCCGTCCGGCGCACAGAGTCCGGGCTTCGGGCTTCTTCCGGCGATAGCCGGACTGCTGGGTGCATGTCTCCTCCTCAGGAGGGCTCGATGA
- a CDS encoding WD40 repeat domain-containing protein gives MRVTLSILFLLLLSALPTLAAAAAPGEIPLCEVTVPGEIKEIALNTDGTGMAVLSDQTLSWHNSDETPGWEVPANNAETIGVSEDGSLLVSGGADLRTYDRDGGRAFRFDTGYFALGTAVSPEGSCIAAGFDNKSLTVFRADTQDGFEPVWTAGTTEDVISMALADNGSHLAACTRDGMVNSYTGDGRLLWRYDTGSERLTCAVTGDGSYVVVGADHGVVLLLNRNGILIREEVVGERLPAVSISADGSVVAIGGDDGVVLRSLQGDDLGTIGNGSVQAVALSADGSRVAAGQGEHLALFSTGTDEIMPVTAAAASTTAGTDTTGGEPVPARTQQAGLSVLPALAAVALLLGGRR, from the coding sequence ATGAGAGTCACCCTGTCCATCCTCTTCCTGCTCCTCCTCTCGGCACTCCCGACTCTTGCGGCCGCGGCTGCACCCGGAGAGATCCCGCTCTGCGAGGTGACCGTCCCCGGAGAGATAAAAGAGATTGCACTGAACACCGACGGCACCGGGATGGCCGTCCTCTCGGATCAGACGCTTTCATGGCACAACAGCGACGAGACACCAGGCTGGGAAGTCCCGGCAAACAATGCAGAAACCATCGGAGTCTCTGAAGACGGTTCGCTCCTTGTCTCAGGCGGCGCCGACCTCAGAACCTACGACCGTGACGGTGGTCGGGCCTTCAGGTTCGACACGGGATACTTCGCCCTCGGGACCGCCGTGTCCCCGGAAGGTTCCTGCATCGCCGCCGGGTTCGACAACAAGAGTCTGACCGTATTCAGGGCCGACACACAGGATGGGTTTGAACCGGTCTGGACGGCCGGGACCACGGAAGACGTCATCAGTATGGCGCTCGCCGACAACGGGTCACATCTTGCGGCCTGCACGAGAGACGGGATGGTCAACTCCTATACCGGAGACGGGAGATTGCTGTGGCGCTACGACACCGGGAGCGAGAGACTCACCTGTGCCGTCACCGGCGACGGTTCGTATGTCGTCGTCGGCGCCGACCACGGCGTCGTCCTTCTCTTGAACAGGAACGGGATCCTCATCAGAGAAGAGGTTGTCGGGGAACGTCTCCCCGCGGTCTCGATCTCGGCCGACGGATCGGTCGTCGCCATCGGCGGGGACGACGGGGTCGTGCTCCGCTCTCTCCAGGGCGACGACCTCGGCACGATCGGGAATGGGAGCGTGCAGGCGGTTGCGCTCTCGGCCGACGGGAGTCGAGTCGCCGCCGGACAGGGGGAGCACCTTGCCCTCTTCTCGACAGGCACCGATGAGATCATGCCGGTGACCGCGGCCGCAGCCTCGACCACCGCAGGGACCGACACCACCGGGGGAGAACCTGTCCCGGCCCGGACCCAGCAGGCCGGGCTTTCTGTTCTGCCCGCCCTTGCGGCCGTCGCCCTCCTTCTGGGGGGAAGGCGTTAA
- a CDS encoding DUF362 domain-containing protein, protein MSCPTVTLARCPTYDEETVLEAVKQALAPLGGMETFVKAGMRVLIKPNLLSAQPPERAVTTHPALAKAVVTLVQGCGGTAVIGDSPGGGQTRASYQSLLRTTGMAGVIEETGCGSIYFDGETVTVMAPEARTFRRFTVARVPFDVDVVIGLPKLKTHALTGYTGAVKLLYGFVPGVSKAAYHLHAGQDQETFADLLLDLHTLLRPTLSIMDAVVGMEGKGPQHGDPREIGLLLASESCTALDYIAATVVGLDPATLPTLARAAARGEGPGCLAEVEIVGPPLEMVRVRDFVPAPTALHPVLPSFVTQLDGRLVPARPVIDGERCRRCGVCVGGCPPGAIASGPDGLPAIDMARCIRCFCCQELCPEGAVDVRETYLREADDGE, encoded by the coding sequence ATGTCCTGTCCCACAGTCACCCTGGCGCGGTGCCCGACCTATGACGAAGAGACCGTTCTGGAAGCGGTGAAGCAGGCCCTTGCACCCCTCGGAGGGATGGAGACCTTTGTCAAGGCCGGCATGCGCGTCCTCATCAAGCCGAATCTTCTCTCCGCCCAACCGCCCGAACGGGCGGTGACGACCCATCCCGCTCTCGCGAAGGCGGTGGTCACGCTGGTCCAGGGATGTGGGGGCACCGCCGTCATCGGGGACTCACCTGGCGGCGGTCAGACCCGGGCCTCATATCAGAGTCTTCTCAGGACGACCGGGATGGCGGGGGTCATCGAGGAGACCGGGTGTGGGTCTATCTATTTTGATGGTGAGACCGTGACGGTCATGGCCCCGGAGGCAAGAACCTTCCGCCGGTTCACCGTGGCGCGGGTCCCCTTCGATGTCGATGTCGTCATCGGTCTGCCCAAACTGAAGACCCATGCCCTCACCGGATACACCGGGGCGGTCAAACTCCTGTACGGTTTTGTGCCGGGGGTCTCCAAGGCGGCCTATCACCTCCATGCCGGCCAGGATCAGGAGACATTTGCCGACCTCCTTCTCGATCTCCATACGCTCCTTCGGCCGACGCTCTCGATCATGGATGCGGTTGTCGGGATGGAGGGCAAGGGGCCACAACATGGAGATCCCAGAGAGATCGGACTGCTCCTCGCCTCAGAGAGTTGCACGGCCCTCGACTATATCGCCGCAACAGTCGTCGGCCTCGACCCCGCCACCCTCCCGACGCTTGCGCGGGCCGCGGCGCGCGGCGAGGGGCCAGGGTGCCTGGCGGAGGTCGAGATCGTCGGCCCGCCGCTGGAGATGGTGCGGGTCAGGGACTTTGTCCCCGCGCCGACCGCTCTTCATCCTGTTCTCCCTTCGTTTGTCACACAACTGGACGGGAGACTGGTGCCGGCCCGCCCGGTCATTGACGGTGAACGGTGCAGGCGATGCGGCGTCTGTGTGGGGGGATGCCCTCCAGGCGCCATCGCCTCCGGCCCGGACGGTCTCCCGGCGATCGACATGGCCCGCTGCATCAGGTGTTTCTGCTGTCAGGAACTCTGCCCTGAGGGGGCCGTCGATGTCAGGGAGACCTATCTCAGAGAGGCCGATGATGGTGAATGA